One stretch of Gouania willdenowi chromosome 16, fGouWil2.1, whole genome shotgun sequence DNA includes these proteins:
- the pomgnt2 gene encoding protein O-linked-mannose beta-1,4-N-acetylglucosaminyltransferase 2, producing MRASVAGCRMSVGALLNGLLVSVLAALLWKYSKLSEHAALLEEELHMTQQTQEVSQARIDYHVALQALQEHGTRMVCTGKMHTDRICRFDYLCYCSEADEFVFLHSNSSVMVPNLGSRRFQPALLDLSSVEDHNTQYFNFLELPTAALKFMPKPVFVPDVTLILNRFNPDNLMHVFHDDLLPAYYTMKQYLDLDDEARLVFMEGWSEGPHFDLYRLLSNKQPLLKEQLKNFGKLMCFTKSYVGLSKMTTWYQYGFVQPQGPKANILVSGNEIRQFASALMEKMNISRQDRAHKDGSAEEEKETEKEDEYIVVFSRSTTRLILNEAELIMALVQEFQIKVVTVSLEEQSFPSIIQVISGASMLVSMHGAQLVTALFLPRGAVVVELFPFGVNPEQYTPYKTLASLPGMDVHYLSWRNTEEENTVTHPHRPWEQGGIAHLEKEEQERILASKDVPRHLCCRNPEWLFRIYQDTKVDIPSFLEVLREGMKSKPNFKKTKAASVVHPGRVREAQCQTSVQTTNEAKLTVSWLIPWNLKYLKVREVKYEVWIQEQGENTYMPYILSQQNYTFSENIKPFTTYLVWVRCIFNKSLLGPFADVLMCRT from the coding sequence ATGCGGGCGTCTGTGGCAGGCTGCAGGATGAGTGTGGGGGCACTCCTGAACGGTCTGCTGGTCTCAGTGCTCGCTGCTTTACTGTGGAAGTATTCCAAGCTGAGTGAGCATGCTGCGCTCCTGGAGGAGGAGCTGCACATGACCCAGCAGACCCAGGAGGTCTCTCAAGCACGCATCGACTACCATGTAGCCCTGCAAGCTTTGCAGGAACATGGCACCCGCATGGTCTGCACCGGTAAGATGCACACTGACAGGATCTGTCGCTTCGACTATCTCTGCTACTGTTCCGAGGCTGACGAGTTTGTCTTCTTACACTCCAACTCCTCCGTAATGGTCCCTAACCTGGGCTCCAGAAGATTCCAGCCTGCTCTGCTGGACTTGTCCTCAGTAGAAGATCACAACACGCAGTACTTCAACTTTTTAGAGCTACCAACTGCTGCTTTGAAGTTCATGCCCAAGCCTGTGTTTGTACCAGATGTGACGTTGATTCTGAACCGCTTTAACCCTGATAATCTAATGCACGTGTTTCATGATGACCTGCTTCCTGCGTACTACACCATGAAGCAGTATTTGGACTTGGATGATGAGGCCCGTCTTGTTTTCATGGAGGGTTGGAGCGAAGGGCCACACTTTGACCTGTACCGACTTCTCAGCAACAAGCAGCCGCTCCTCAAAGAGCAGCTAAAGAACTTTGGAAAACTCATGTGCTTCACAAAGTCCTACGTTGGTTTATCCAAAATGACAACGTGGTACCAGTACGGCTTTGTGCAGCCACAGGGACCCAAAGCCAACATCTTGGTTTCAGGAAATGAGATCAGGCAGTTTGCCAGTGCTCTGATGGAGAAAATGAACATCAGCAGACAGGACAGGGCCCACAAAGATGGAAGTGCTGAAGAGGAAAAGGAGACTGAAAAGGAGGATGAATATATTGTTGTGTTCAGTCGTTCCACAACCAGGCTGATACTGAATGAAGCCGAGCTGATTATGGCTTTGGTGCAAGAGTTCCAGATAAAGGTGGTGACGGTGTCGTTAGAAGAGCAGTCGTTCCCCAGTATAATCCAGGTGATCAGCGGTGCCTCCATGTTGGTCAGTATGCACGGTGCTCAGCTCGTCACAGCCCTCTTTCTGCCCAGAGGAGCTGTTGTGGTGGAGCTGTTTCCCTTTGGGGTGAACCCAGAGCAGTACACGCCGTACAAAACGCTGGCCTCCCTCCCAGGCATGGATGTCCACTATCTCTCCTGGAGAAACACGGAGGAGGAGAACACTGTCACACACCCTCACAGGCCCTGGGAGCAAGGCGGGATTGCTCACCTGGAGAAAGAGGAGCAGGAACGCATCCTGGCAAGTAAAGACGTCCCCCGACACCTGTGCTGTCGCAACCCGGAGTGGCTCTTCCGCATCTACCAGGACACTAAAGTAGACATCCCGTCATTCCTGGAGGTCCTCAGAGAAGGCATGAAGTCCAAGCCCAACTTTAAGAAAACCAAGGCAGCAAGTGTTGTTCACCCTGGCCGGGTCAGAGAAGCCCAGTGTCAGACCTCGGTCCAAACCACCAACGAGGCTAAACTCACTGTGTCATGGCTAATCCCGTGGAATTTAAAGTACCTGAAAGTAAGAGAGGTGAAGTACGAGGTGTGGATCCAGGAGCAGGGGGAGAACACATACATGCCTTACATCCTCTCTCAGCAGAACTACACGTTCTCAGAGAACATTAAACCCTTTACCACCTACCTGGTGTGGGTCCGGTGTATCTTCAACAAGAGCCTCCTCGGGCCCTTTGCAGATGTTCTCATGTGTCGGACTTAG